In the genome of Pseudomonas sp. HS6, one region contains:
- a CDS encoding arylamine N-acetyltransferase, producing the protein MSEPRLANLKQYLQRLGFDTPPAPTLETLRLLQLRHTGAFPFENLSTLSGEPVLIDLPSIQRKVLNDARGGYCYELNNLFLALLLELGFDARGISGRVVMNQPEGSWTARTHRLSLVTLDGVRYITDVGFGGMVPTAPLILDTEAEQSTPHEPYRIEVQADGYMLRARVAGEWRPMYLFDLQRQEDIDYTLGNWYVSTHPDSPFAQRLMVARTGDGWRRTLNNGSFAIHRIGAESERREVTDVDELIELLEREFGLRLPHQPGARLALARLIQPA; encoded by the coding sequence ATGAGCGAGCCACGCCTGGCGAATCTGAAACAGTATCTGCAACGGCTGGGGTTCGACACGCCCCCGGCACCGACCCTTGAGACCCTGCGACTGTTGCAGTTGCGTCATACCGGCGCCTTTCCTTTCGAGAATCTGTCGACCCTCTCTGGCGAGCCCGTGCTGATCGATCTGCCATCCATCCAGCGCAAGGTCTTGAACGATGCCCGTGGTGGTTACTGCTACGAACTCAACAATCTGTTTCTGGCCTTGTTGCTGGAACTGGGATTCGATGCGCGGGGCATCAGTGGCCGTGTGGTCATGAATCAGCCGGAAGGGAGCTGGACGGCACGGACTCATCGTTTGAGTCTGGTGACCCTCGACGGCGTGCGGTACATCACCGATGTCGGCTTCGGCGGCATGGTGCCGACCGCGCCGCTGATTCTGGATACCGAAGCCGAGCAGTCCACCCCCCACGAACCCTATCGCATCGAAGTGCAGGCCGATGGCTACATGCTGCGGGCCAGGGTCGCCGGCGAATGGCGGCCGATGTACCTGTTCGACCTGCAACGCCAGGAAGACATCGATTACACCCTCGGCAACTGGTATGTCTCGACCCATCCGGATTCACCGTTCGCCCAGCGCCTGATGGTCGCGCGTACGGGCGACGGCTGGCGGCGCACGTTGAACAACGGCAGTTTCGCGATCCATCGCATCGGTGCCGAGAGCGAGCGACGCGAGGTGACGGATGTCGATGAACTGATCGAATTGCTGGAGCGGGAATTCGGCCTGCGCTTGCCGCACCAGCCTGGTGCGCGTCTGGCCTTGGCGCGCTTGATCCAGCCTGCCTGA
- a CDS encoding BrnA antitoxin family protein: MKDEYDFTQGTRGAVASNKGKTRITIMLDDAVIEAARGVAESEGYGYQTVINNTLRHALLDSRGTADELEHSIGQFKKGITATDLKSLEKKLSAAVNEIRRVLEPDVKP, translated from the coding sequence ATGAAGGATGAATACGATTTCACCCAGGGAACACGAGGCGCCGTCGCCTCCAACAAGGGCAAGACCCGCATCACCATCATGCTCGATGACGCAGTCATCGAAGCCGCGCGGGGAGTCGCTGAGAGCGAGGGCTATGGCTATCAGACGGTCATCAACAACACCCTGCGCCATGCACTGCTCGACAGCCGTGGCACAGCCGATGAACTCGAGCATTCCATCGGGCAATTCAAGAAAGGCATCACCGCTACCGACCTCAAGAGCCTTGAGAAGAAACTGTCGGCGGCCGTGAATGAGATCCGGCGGGTGCTTGAACCGGACGTAAAACCGTAG
- a CDS encoding BrnT family toxin, which yields MKSFNIQFDKSKNAANKLKHRGISLAEAEPVFHDERALTIEDNDHDEQRWITLGNDGKGRLLVVVYSYREPNLVRIISARSATPSERHHYFRRFDQ from the coding sequence ATTAAGTCATTCAACATTCAGTTCGACAAAAGCAAGAATGCTGCCAACAAACTCAAGCACAGAGGGATCAGCCTCGCCGAGGCCGAGCCGGTCTTTCACGATGAGCGAGCATTGACGATTGAGGATAACGACCATGACGAACAACGCTGGATCACGCTCGGTAACGACGGCAAGGGGCGTTTGCTGGTCGTCGTGTACAGCTATCGGGAGCCGAATTTGGTTCGAATCATTTCCGCGCGCAGTGCAACGCCCAGCGAGCGACACCATTATTTCCGGAGATTTGATCAATGA
- a CDS encoding nucleobase:cation symporter-2 family protein → MKTPHVSHQRPEDENLGVGANMAYGLQHVLTMYGGIVAVPLIIGQAAGLSPADIGLLIAASLFAGGLATLLQTLGLPFFGCQLPLVQGVSFSGVATMVAIVSSGGEGGFQSVLGAVIAASLIGLLITPVFSRITKFFPPLVTGIVITTIGLTLMPVAARWAMGGNSHAPDFGSMQNIGLAAVTLVLVLLLSKVGSSTISRLSILLAMVIGTVLAVFLGMADFSNVTQGPMFGFPTPFHFGMPTFHFAAILSMCIVVMVTLVETSADILAVGEIIGTKVDSKRLGNGLRADMLSSMFAPIFGSFTQSAFAQNVGLVAVTGIKSRYVVATGGIFLVILGLLPFMGRVIAAVPTSVLGGAGIVLFGTVAASGIRTLSKVDYRNNVNLIIVATSIGFGMIPIAAPNFYDHFPSWFATIFHSGISSSAIMAILLNLAFNHFTAGNSDQQSVFAAAEERTLRFRDLAALREGDYFSDGKLHDCDGNEVPVIDPDADHGHGAPKAHAKSSEHV, encoded by the coding sequence ATGAAAACGCCCCATGTTTCACACCAACGGCCCGAGGACGAAAACCTCGGGGTCGGCGCGAATATGGCTTACGGCCTGCAACATGTTCTGACCATGTATGGCGGTATCGTCGCGGTGCCGCTGATCATCGGTCAGGCCGCCGGGTTGTCGCCGGCGGACATTGGTCTGTTGATTGCTGCTTCATTGTTTGCGGGGGGGCTGGCCACGTTGCTGCAAACCCTGGGTCTACCGTTTTTCGGATGTCAGTTGCCGCTGGTGCAGGGTGTGTCGTTCTCCGGTGTCGCGACCATGGTGGCGATTGTCAGCAGTGGCGGGGAGGGCGGCTTTCAGTCGGTGCTCGGGGCGGTGATTGCCGCGTCGTTGATCGGTTTGCTGATCACGCCGGTGTTCTCGCGCATCACCAAGTTCTTTCCACCGCTGGTCACCGGCATCGTGATCACCACCATCGGCCTGACGCTGATGCCGGTGGCCGCACGCTGGGCCATGGGCGGCAACAGCCATGCTCCGGACTTCGGCAGCATGCAGAACATCGGTCTGGCGGCGGTCACGCTGGTATTGGTGTTGTTGCTGAGCAAGGTTGGCAGCTCGACCATCTCGCGTCTGTCGATCCTGTTGGCGATGGTGATCGGCACGGTGCTGGCGGTGTTCCTCGGCATGGCGGACTTCTCCAACGTCACACAGGGCCCGATGTTCGGCTTCCCGACACCGTTCCATTTCGGCATGCCGACCTTCCACTTCGCCGCGATCCTGTCGATGTGCATCGTGGTCATGGTGACCCTGGTGGAAACCTCGGCGGACATTCTGGCAGTCGGTGAAATCATCGGCACCAAGGTCGACTCCAAGCGTCTGGGCAATGGCCTGCGGGCGGACATGCTGTCGAGTATGTTTGCGCCGATCTTCGGCTCGTTCACCCAAAGCGCCTTCGCCCAGAACGTCGGGCTGGTGGCGGTGACCGGGATCAAGAGCCGTTATGTGGTGGCGACCGGCGGCATCTTTCTGGTGATCCTCGGCTTGCTGCCGTTCATGGGTCGGGTGATCGCAGCAGTGCCGACCTCGGTACTCGGTGGCGCTGGCATCGTGCTGTTCGGCACCGTGGCGGCGAGTGGCATCCGCACGCTGTCCAAGGTCGATTATCGCAACAACGTCAACCTGATCATCGTTGCGACCTCGATAGGCTTCGGCATGATCCCGATTGCCGCGCCGAACTTCTACGATCACTTCCCGAGCTGGTTCGCGACCATTTTCCATTCGGGCATCAGCTCGTCGGCGATCATGGCGATCTTGCTGAACCTGGCGTTCAACCACTTCACGGCGGGTAACTCGGATCAGCAGTCGGTGTTCGCGGCGGCGGAAGAGCGGACCCTGCGTTTCCGGGATCTGGCGGCGCTGCGCGAGGGCGACTACTTCAGCGACGGCAAGCTGCATGATTGCGATGGCAATGAAGTGCCGGTGATCGATCCGGACGCGGATCACGGTCATGGTGCACCAAAGGCACATGCCAAAAGCAGCGAGCACGTCTGA